tcccacagccctatgttcccacagccctatggtcccacagccctatgttcccacagccctatggtcccacagcccaatgttcccacagccctatgttcccacagccctatggtcccacagcccaatgttcccacagccctatgttcccacagcccaatgttcccacagcccaatggtcccacagcccaatgttcccacagcccaatgttccctaGAGCCCAATGgtccacagcccaatgttcccacagccctatggtcccacagcccacgttcacagcccaatgttcccacagcccaatggtcccagcccaatgttcccaaagccctatggtcccacagcccaatgttcagccctatggtcccacagcccaatgttccagtctatgttcccacagcccaaagtggtcccacagcccaatgttccccagcccaatgttcccacagccctatgttcccacagcccttctctctatctctctctctctgtctatctctataaccctctctatctgtctatctttctctctgtctctctctgtctatctatctctctctcgtctctctctctgtctctctgtctgtctctctctctctctctgcctctctctctctgtcttctctctgtctctgtctctctgtctctgtctctctctctgtctctctgtctctctctctgtctgtctctcgtctctctcgtctctctctctctctgtctctcgtctctctctgctcAGGCACGATGCTCGCTGGCGACGCCTTCTGGAACAGCAGCAAATACAACATGGTCAGTTACCTGCTGAGGATGATGACCAGCTGGGCCATCGTGGTCAACGTGTGGTACCTCCCCATGACCCGACAGGTACTCACACACCCTGAAACACCCTGAAACACCTGAGACACatcaaacacctgaaacacctgaaacacctgaaacaccattaaacacctgaaacaccatcaaacacctgaaacaccattaaacaccattaaacacctgaaacacctgagacacattaaacacctgaaacaccattaGACACCTGAACACCTgacaccattaaacacctgaaacaccatgaaacaccattaaacacctaGTGCACCTGAACACCatgaaacacctgaaacaccattaaacacctgaaacaccattaaacacctgaaacaccattaaacaccattaaacacctgaaacactgaaacacattaaacacctgaaacaccattaaacacctgaaacaccattaaacaccattaaacacctgaGAGCATCTGAGcacctgaaacaccattaaacacctgaaaacaccattaaacacctgacaaacacctgaaacaccattaaacacccTGAGACACCCATTAAGCACCATTTGAACACCTGACAAACACGTTAAAGCACCATTAAACACCAtaaacacctgaacacacactgaGAACACGcattaaacacctgaaacactcATTAAACACCCGGAAACACCATTGAAAGCACCTGAACACCACTAAAAGCACCCTGAAACACCATGAAACACCGTTAAACACCTGGGcagaaacacctgaaacactaTTAAAGCACCATGTGAAACGCCTGAAACACCGTCAAACACCATgtgaaacacctgaaacaccatgTGAGACACGCATTAAACACCGTGAAACACCTGAGCACATTAAACACCATGAAACACCTTGAAAGCACCTggaaacaccattaaacaccatTAAAACACCCTGAAACACCatgaaacaccattaaacacctggaaacacctgaaacaccattaaacacatGAAACACCTGACACCATTAGcacctgaaacacctgaaacaccattaaacacctaTTAAACACGCGAGcacctgaaacaccattaaaacaccattaaacacccAGAAACCATTAAACACCTGGAAACACCATTGAGCACCTGAAACACCgttaaacacctgaaacacctgaaacaccattaaacacctgaTAGCACAGAGCACCATTAAAGCACCTGAAAGCACCTGAGAAACACCGTTTAAAGCACCTGAAAGcaccattaaacacctgaaacacctgaaacacctgagACACatcaaacacctgaaacaccattaaacacctgaaacaccattaaacacctgaaacaccattaaacaccattaaacaccataaacacctgaaacacctgaaacaccattaaacacctgaaacaccatgAAACACCatgaaacacctgaaacaccattaaacaccatGAAACACcagaaacacctgaaacacctgaaacaccattaaacacctgaaacaccattaaacacctgaaacaccattaaacacctgaaacacctgaaacaccattaaacacctgaaacacctgaaacaccattaaacaccattaaacacctgaaacaccattaaacacctgaaacaccattaaacacctgaaacacctgaaacaccattaaacacctgaaacaccattaaacaccattaaacacctgaaacGCATTGAAACACCTGAAATGCCtggaaacacctgaaacacctgaaacaccattaaacacctggaaacaccattaaacaccattaaacacctgaaacacctgaaacacctgaaacaccattaaacacctgaaacgccattaaacacctgaaacaccattaaacacctcgaaacaccattaaacaccatgaaaacacctgaaacacctgaaacacacattgaaacacctgaaacaccattaaacacctgaaacacctgaaacacctcaCAAAGCGGTCAGCACACCAGAAATTAATCACAGGAGGAAATCAGATTTCACTCAATATTCTTaactttcattccatatatatatatatatatatatatatatatatatatatatatatatatatatatatatatatatatatatatataattagggttagaaaaaaattgacaaatagcctacattaaaaaaaatttacatatatataacatgtactgtgtgtgtgtgtactgtgttagTATTACTGCTTATGAACATGTGCTCtttgtactgtgtgtattgAGCAGGAGGGTGAAGACGCAGCTCAGTTTGCCAACAGAGTGAAATCTGCCATCGCTCATCAGGGAGGACTGCTGGACCTGGCCTGGTAAACACGTACTACAAATATTCGTATATAAACCGTCCGTTAGCGTCCACTaagagttgtgttgttgctgctgagagactcagattattattctaagtgtctgacaacattatgggatggatccctacagagatagaccttttagttaaagaggaagatccttttagtttaacatgaaacagcaaaatcactatcaccaaactcaccagactccatgtcagtaatcaggacttttagcgtgtatagagccagcatatctccaccagactccatgtaaataatcaggacttttagcgtgtatagagccagcatatctccaccagactccatgtaaataatcaggacttttagcgtgtatagagccagcatatctccaccagactccatgtaaataatcaggacttttagcgtgtatagagccagcatatctccagatgtgaaatgggtgaattaagggttttatttcagccaaaccagagtggtgattgttggaacagtggaaagatgaaccaaggcggcttttggtagttttatttagtttctgtccactttgaatgaagtgtgatttacgatgataaaagtcctgattatttacatggagtctggtgggtttggtgatggtgatttcggtctgtttctcgattaatcaattaatcatttcatcaaagatattcagtttaatatgatatTAAACCGACAAGAGCAAAAGATCTCCGTATTTAAGAGGCTGAAACAgcattttcctgacatttttgcatggcaaaatgatttaaaaaattaatCGGTCGactcagcgtgtgtgtgtgtctgtgtgtagtgtgtgtgtgtgcctgtagtgtgtgtgtctgtgtgtgtgtgtgtgtgtgtgtgtgtgtgtgtgtgtgtgtgtgtgtgtgtgtgtgtgtgcgtgtgtgtagtgtgcgtgtgtgtgtgtgtgtgtgtgtgtagtgcgtagtgtgtgtgtgtctacgtgtgtgtgtgtgtagtgtgtctgtagtgtgtgtctgtgtgtgtgtgtgtgtcgcctgtctatgtgtgtgtgtcatctgtctgtgtatgtgtgtgtgtgtgtctctgtctgtcacagccactgtctgtatgtgtgtgtctcctgtctacaatgtgtgtgtgtcagtaatcCCTACAATGTCTATTAATGTGTATGATATTATGTATCATCTATAGTAATGTGTGGCATCTCTATTGGAGCttcacatgtatgtgtgtatcgtCCTGTGCATGTGTCGCATAGTAAAATGTCAGTGtctcctatgtgtgtgtatatcttgtatgtatgtgtctgtgtctgtgtaatgtctaataatgtctgtgtgtgtattaatatctacgtatctgtgtgtgtaaatgtgtctaataatgtctgtaatgtgtgtctaatgtgtgtgtgtgtgtgtgtgtctgtctgtgtgtgtgtatgctgcctgtgtatgtgtgtgtgtgtgtcgatgtctctgtgtgtgtgtgtgtgtgtgtgtgtgtctgtgctatgtctgtgtgtgtgtgtctgtacctgtctgtgtgtgtgtgtgtgtgtcctacgatgtgtgtgtgtgtgtgtcgtgtgtgtgtgtgtgtgtgtatgtgtgtgtgtgtgtgtgtgtgcctacgTGTCTGTATGATGCgcgtatgtgtctgtctgtaatgatgtctatgtgtatatgtgtgtgtgtatgtgtatatgtctgtctgtgtatcgtatgtatgtaatatgtgtgtgtgtctgtgtgtgtgtgtcgtcgtgtgtgtgtgtgtgtgtgtgtgtgtctacgtgctgtgtgtgtgtgtgtgctaagtgatatgtgtgtgtgtgtaatatgatgtatgtgtgtatgtgtgtagcagTAGTGTAGTATCCCTGATATGTGTATATTATGTGTGATACTATAATAATATCTATGATGtctgtataatatatatgtctAATATGTATCTGatgtctaataataataataatatctaatatgtctaataataatgtaataatattattaataataatagtaataatatgtacgtatctgtatatctgtgtgatatgtgtgtaatgtgtgtgatgatgtgtgtgtgtgtgcgatgtctctgtgatgtgtaatgtgtgatgatgtgataATAATGAATAGTGTGTAtctacgtgtctgtgtgtgtgtgtcacgtgtcgtgtgtgtgtgtgtgtgtgtgtgtgtgtgtctacgtgtgtgtgtgtgtgtgtgtgtgtgtctgtgtctgtgtgtgtgtgtgtgtgtgtgtatgtgtgtgtgtttcagggacGGAGGGCTGAAGAGAGGGAAGGTGAAGGATTCCTTTAAAGAGGAGCAGCAGAAGCAGTACAGCAGCATCATCGCTGGACCGAaggattaataataataataataataataataataataataataactgagcTCCGAGCTGTTTACCGTTCATTCTCTGACGCCATGTTGGACCTCTGAACTcttattttacactttttgaaacagGATGATTGGTCTGTTTGTGTAGGTGCGTGTTTCTGCCAGCAGAGGGCGCTGTCTGACAGCACAATAACCCGCACACAGGAAACCCCTCAGCTCTGACTATTATCATCATCtcaaatgtttatatttttaaatgtatgtcgCTGCTGTTCTGTAACCTGCGTCCATCTCTGAGGACGGGAAAATATATCTTCACACACACTTATCTTCCAAtgcttctctgtgttgtttaCGTCTTATTCggtccataaaatgtcagaaaactgtTTCTCAAAGTCCAAACTCATGACTTTAAAtgtcaaagatattcagtttaatatgatattaaacacagagtgtgtgcgtgtgtgtgtgtgtgtgtgtgtgtgtgtggtgtgtgtgtctacgtgtgtgtgtctgtgtgtgtgtgtgtctgtgtgagtgtgtatgtgtgtgtgttagagtgtttgagtgtgtgtgtgtgtgctccgtgtgtgcgtatgtgtgtgtgcatgtgtatgtgtgtgggtgtgtgtgtgtctctgtgtgtgtgtgtgtgtgtctctgtgtgtgtgtgcatctgtgtgtgtgtgtgtgcatatccgtgtgtgtatatctgtgatgtgtgtgtatctctgtgtgatGTGTCATCTGTGATGTGTATCGtatatagctgtgtgtgtgtatgtgtgtgtgtgcattgcgtgtgtgtgtgtgtatctctgtgtgtgtgcatatctcatgtgtgtgtgatgtgtgtatatgtgtgtgtatctctgtgtgtatgtgtgtgatatgcTGGGTGTgtgcgtatctgtgtgtgtgtggtatctctgtgtgtagtatgtgtgtgtatgtgtgtatctctgtgtgtgtgtgtatcatgtgtggtgtgtatgtgtgcgtgtgtgcatgtgtgtgtgtgtgtatctctgtgtgtgtgtgtgtgtatctgtgtgtgtgtatgttagtaCGTTCCCCCCTAATGTTCTAGAAAGAAGCTTTAAAATGAGTAGTTGATGTTGACAGAAACAGAAtcaatgttcaaaatgtcaaagagaaataaagtaaaaactattttaaagaaaaggaaaaaataaaatagaaataaaaaataatttgaaaaattaatgttcaaaagaaagaaaagagtaaATAGAAATAGTtacaggaatatatatatatatatatatatatatatatatatatatataatatatttataaacatACCTTTATTTGAGTCTTTGGGgcgttttttcttttcccttcaAATGTCTCAATCGTCCAATCAGAAGGCTGCAGCTGAGACAGGAAAACACCATTAAAACAACATTAGAAAGACACGAAATGAGTCGATATAACGATGCTAATGACTCTAAAATAAcattcatttaacatttaagcTCTCCACAGTGAGTTTAAGGGAGGGCTGAATGGAAAAAGGGAaggagaaagaaggaaggatggTTCAGTTTACTTTcagtagggaaggaaaggaaggatgaaagacaagagggaaggaaggaatagTAAATAAAGGACGGAAAATGAGAAGGAAAGGGAAAGAAgacagaaggaaggaagtacgtaggaaaggagagaaggaaggatgaaTGGAAGGAGGATTCAGTTTAATGTCAGTATagggaaggaaaagaagagaagggaaggagagaaggatgaAGAAAGGAGGCAAGGATGGAAAGAAAAGGGAAGGTAGAATAAAATAGGAAGGATGGCAAAGGAAAGGGAAAggaaggaagtacgtaggaaaggaaggaaggaaatacggagggaaggaaggaagtacgtagggaaggaaggaaggaaatacggagggaaggaaggaagtacgtagaaaaggaaggaagtacttagggaaggaaggaagtacgtagggaaggaaggaaggaagtacgtagggaaggaaggaagtacgtagggaaggaaggaagtacgtagggaaggaaggaaggaagtagggaaggaaggaagtacgtaggaaaggaaggaagtacgtaggaaaggaaggaagtacgtaggaaaggaaggaagtacgtaggaaaggaaggaagtacgtagggaaggaaggaaggaagtagggaaggaaggaagtacgtagggaaggaaggaaggaagtacgtagggaaggaaggaaggaagtacgtagggaaggaaggaagtacgtagggaaggaaggaaatacGTAGGGAAGAAAGGACGGACGTAGGGAAGGaagtacgtagggaaggaaggaagtacgtagggaaggaaggaaggaagtacgtagggaaggaaggaagtacgtagggaaggaaggaagtacgtagggaaggaaggaaggaagtacgtagggaaggaaggacgtagggaaggaaggaaatacgtaggaaaggaaggaaatacgtaggaaaggaagggagtacgtagggaaggaaggaagtacgtagggaaggaagtacgtagggaaggaaggaactaCGTAGTGGAAGGAAGGAAATACgtaggaaaggaaggaaggaactacgtagggaaggaaggaaggaactacatagggaaggaagggagtacgtagggaaggaagTACCTAGGAAAGGaagtacgtagggaaggaagggagtacatagggaaggaaggaaggaagtagggaaggaaggaagtacgtagggaaggaagggagtacgtagggaaggaagggagtacgtagggaaggaaggaagtacgtagggaaggaagcaaatgcagagaaggaagaaaggaaggaggatTCAGTTttctgtcccagaggagagaaaaaactagaaaatattcacatttaacaatctgacatcacacaagtttacctgttttatcataaaaaaaCCGACTCAAACTGATGAATAGATGATCTAAACAGATTAATTTAATATCTGTGGTGTAGTTCTCACAGACGAGCTgatatttgtaataataataaaatgaaaagccTCGGTCCTCtcggctgaggaggagagaaaaaagaagagaagaatctGTTGTTGTTCTGTGACGGCGTTTTAATAAAGAAAGCAGAGACTGTGAAATAGCAGCGAGTTATTGTTCCACAAAAACAATCCCGGCGCT
This portion of the Sander vitreus isolate 19-12246 unplaced genomic scaffold, sanVit1 ctg718_0, whole genome shotgun sequence genome encodes:
- the LOC144514841 gene encoding glycerol-3-phosphate acyltransferase 3-like; translation: MVSYLLRMMTSWAIVVNVWYLPMTRQEGEDAAQFANRVKSAIAHQGGLLDLAWDGGLKRGKVKDSFKEEQQKQYSSIIAGPKD